The sequence below is a genomic window from Plutella xylostella chromosome 14, ilPluXylo3.1, whole genome shotgun sequence.
ctgtttttttttctctttttccTGTTTCTTCCTTACTGTTTTGTCTttgtattttcttttgttttctaatattttcttctatgtgttaattttttttgttcttccATCTTATTAGAATTGTCTGCGTTAGATCTTTCATAAATCTtctgtttctttgttgtttCCTCTATTTCACCCTCATTATTACCCCTCTGTCTTTTGATTATATTCTGCTTTATAACATTTGTATTCGTTTGTTCTTCGTTTTCTTCAGCAGATTCAGAAAAACTCTCTGTAGTTGTTTGTTTCCGTTTCTTTGTGTTTATCTTTGCTCTATTTTCACCTTCAACTTTTTCAGAAATTGTATTCTTTTCTGTCACAGAAGTTTCATCCCCGTGCTTTTGATTTTCGCCTTCTGTTTGTATGACTTGAGATTGTTTCTTCtgatttgtttttcttttactaGAAGATCGAATGTTTTTGGTTTCTTTTCTCTTAAGGGCATTTTTTAACACTATTTTAAAGAACCGTTCATTGTCTTCGACTGAAAATTGTGGGTCCCAAGAGTGCACcatagcaaaaaaaatattaagcaCATTTTGTTAGCCTTTCAAAGCCACTTTGATTTCTTTACCACGGCTGCCACCTGACCAGGAGCATTTGCATATAAATTCTCTATTGAAAAGGGCATCTAATAATTTGTACGCACAAGTGCCGCCATTTCCAATTGCCTTAGtgcacagaatagaatagagtttGCTTAGcctttttttatattgtcaTCAGACAACATTGACTCAAGATTTTCCAGATCAACTATTGAATCAATTGGTTTCATCTCGAACGACCTTCTTTCATCTGGATCAGACATACCTAATGGAATGACAGCAGATGCAGCTGACTCACGCACCGTTTTTTGTACTCTGGTAAATACGTCATCAATTTGCAAAGACAGGGCGATCAGTTTGTGTACTTTTATTTAGATTATCCGATAAGGCGTCCACTTTTTCTGCTAGTACAGCTTGATTTTCTAGAGATGAGGTACAGACTTGTAGCACATTGAGAAGCAATGTTTGATTGGCTTGCAGAATTTGGGTAATATTGTCATCAGatcgctgctgctgctgctgcatGTCTGACACGTTTACAACTGGCACAGTGTCGTTTATTGTTGGAGTGGTACACTCATTCTCAACAAAGTCATTGTTTATTGTAGTATTAGTCCTTTCTTCATGTTGTCTATTTAATATCtgcaataaaaatagaatGTGTTAagtacagggtgatgcaaaaagggtatactatgccgaaacctatatgtgcagcatggtatatctaagccataaaatgaaatcagatTTCAAAATTCGCCCAAAAAAAGTCAGTCTCCatactaaaaagtcacgtgaccaacatagtttctatggttttttttttttttttcgtgaattttgaatttctgattttattttcaggcTAAGATAtgccatgctgcacatgtagtgTCGGcctagtataccctttttgcaaaatCCTGTATAAAAGTATCAATTTAAACATTTTCGAAGAGAGTATACCTTCGCGAttctagcgaaataggtatttaggaaaacatttgctatcGCTTGTGCTCTCATGCCCCGGGAACGGGTGCGATAGAGATGCACTGCAGCTAGCGACTGACAATATTTCTTGATGAAATTATGGTTTCCGGAGAAAACGatttacactaactaaatatcaaccaatctctttgattttgatgtcaatcgcttcaacataatatattctaggtttataggtttcgcTTTTTAAAACGATAATACATTGTTGTTCAACAAACGGCTTGATTTAACAcacaaaaattacgttacttgaggtgcctataaattttaatctatacaaaattaaaaaaaagaaaagctATAAACTTAGTTATTCCTTCTGTcaataacatacaaaaaaaaatatggagattggataatatttagaggtagtaaaacgttttctctttttgtatggacgagcaagtgctatactctcctcttaaggTTAAGTagaagtaagtaatataatcTAGAGCGCgtgaattataataatatgaatgtaAGTTTTCTAAAGTTACTTACTAAATGCTCTGCTAATTCATTGTAACTGTCTGctgtatttttcttataaGCCACATGAACATTACTATTGGTATTATTTTCGCCATTGTCAGTGTCACTTCTCATCAATAATTTCGTTTGCCTGTTTATATGTAAAAATGGCGGATCTTTTCACTTGACATTGCATTGTAGGCCATTCGTGGCTTGGTCTAGAATTCCCATCGCGATAAAGCTTATATTTTTCACAGGATATTTCAGAACTCCTTTACTCTCCCATTTGTTGGGGACGACACATAGTTTGTATTTCCCATCTTCAAAcgtttttactattttaaacGACATCGCATCGCATGTGTAATCTGAAAAAAATAGACAATTAGTAAGGTAATGTATTATTCCGTGGACGTGcatactaacccccttattcatagagaagttacagaacgttttaactaataaactgttttgtccctctccgacaaagaacaatttgttctttgacagagagggacaaaacagtttattagttaaaacgtcttgtaacttttctatgaataagggggtaagggTCTTCGCACATAAATAGTAACGTTAAGGGATCGCctttttttcttctgtcaaccagGCGTTCGCGAGCTCGCATTCTACTGGTTGACTGACGAAAAATAAGCGATCCTTGAACGATACCCTCATGGTCGCTTATGGGTCTCAGCCAGTCTCAGCACCACAAGGGGGACAGTTCCCTATAGCCACCAAGATCGCAAAGATAGAGGTGCCATCTTATATTTGTAACTTAGAAACACTTCATGTCTAGTGATTTACACTAATATCACAATAGATATGTTATGGTGTTGCAGATCTAAAGAACTGCTTTAATAATGGGAATAAATAACCAGTAATGTGAATTTTAATAAcgcatataaatttatttaaagcgtataaattaactaattacttttatttttagtttaataaGTGGCTGTTACTATAATTTTATGGATGACAGCCGTTAATTCATTTGTATGCAACAAAATTAGGGAATTCATTTTATTAGAGCATGGCAACACAAgtcttttaaatttttacgttgatCAAAATACAATATGGCTGCCTGTCGTGTCTTGTTGTCTTGCGTGTACGCATTTATGATTGCTATTCGGTGTGTATTTCTTGGATTAAGTGCTTTTATCATACGTGACGCTGAGTTGAGCTTGCTCCTCGCTCGGTGTTAAAAGTGCTGTTCCGGAATTCAGTTTCTTGTGTCGCATTGACGATTCGGCTTATAGCAGTCAGTGGTAGTTTTTGCGAGAAAAGACGCTACAGTTTACGTTATTTGGTGCGAAAAGGGACGCTGTTTATGTTGTGTTTGTTGCGAAAAGGACGCTTATTAAATCTGTGTCGTGATTTCGGCTGCTACCAGCCTCATAACGATGCCTCATCTTTGTTCTTTTGGATGCAAGTATACAaccggtcatcatcatcatggcCTTGTACGTCTATGACAGACGATTTAGTTAGTGTCTGGAACACGATTTTTCGTGACTATATAAGCCGATACGGGAGCGGCAAGGCCTCCCGCAGGATCTACAAGTGAGAGTGCAGCCAGTGGTAGGTGCACGACTGTGACGTTTTTTCCGCTTGTGGGCGAGATCAGAAAACCAGGCGTCATCGTGAATTTTACGGCCGTCGAACACGTGCTTTCGCCATTCATCCCTACCCTCAGCGAGTTTCTCCCAACTTTGTTAATCGATGCCAAAAGCAGCCATATCCCGCTTGACGCAATCTTTGAATCGCAGTATGGGTCGCCCCAACCCTCTCTTAGCATTTGCCACCAAGCATCAAACCTACCATTGGGAATATCATCCCCTCTATTGTAACTTTCTGGGCATTAATAATGTTGGCTGGGTGGAATGAAATGAATGTCaaagcggtggtagctcagtcgggtaagcgcccgcttctcacgccagagatgcgggttcgaatcccggcgctgacatgtaccaatgagttcttttaactgaagtacgtatgtataccatcgctcttacggtgaaggaaaacatcgtgaggaaacctgcatatctagatttagcacatctagatatgtgaacccaccaacccgcagtggaccagcgtggtgggaaatggtccaagcttaggaaggcagtttagaccttggggatatatatgcacaaaggttccactcgagagagccaggtgcaggtacttacacccccacagagaatagaatagaatagaatagaatgtcAAAGCAAGGTTCAGGTGGGTATTGGCACAGAGTTAGTGAATACTGGGGCTGGATAGCACTGTtgatttagtatctatctactCATGCTTTTGGTAGTTGACATCAGATGATCTAACAAGAtattttactgtttacaaataCATAGGAGATCGGAAACTGCATTCCACcttatgttgtttttattaatttggtaATTAAAAAATTTCAGGAGTTGTTATGCATCACTTTCCAAACCCAGACAAATTTCCTGAACGTTTCAAAGCTTGGGTAAATCTTGTTGGAGGGAAACTGGAAACATCATCAGATTATCGATATTATAAGAAGAAGATGGTTTGTGACATTCACTTCATCGATGATCACAGAAACCGCTACAAACGCTTGAATGCTTTGGCTGTACCAACTCTGCATTTGCACGGtgagtttataaatatgagATTACATTTAATATTAACCTAAAAACTTGCTACATGTAAACCACAATAAAAATTGAGTATAATAGTAGGcattgtttgatatgctttttataataatataggatATTTTATGATACGAGTAATTTAccaagttaaaatatttttgtttcgaaattttgcttcttttaaagattttattactgCCAATGTCAAGTAATGTTATAGCTGGCAATGAGcatttaaaacgaaattaaggaaaaggtttgtctgtctgttaacttttgacaaatgattttcttaaaattgttatttcaGGATCATCTCATACTCTGCAGAATATCCCTAGCACCAGCACACTCGCCACTGAGAATCAACCCTGCCCATCTTTTCCTACTacaggtaggtattaattttaaaagacaattatctataaaaaaaacatccaaACAtctgtctaaattaagttgtaTCAATTCTATTTCACTTCATTGTAGGTATTAATATCACTCTTGTATATTTTTGAActaaattatttgttattcaataatatacttaaagtGGATAATTTCATTTGTTATTTCAGGATCGTCTCATACTCTGCAGAATATCCCTAGCACCAGCACACTCGCCACTGAGAATGAACCCTGCCCATCTTTTCCTACTacaggtaggtattaattttaaaagacaattatctataaaaaacATCCGAACATCTGTCTAAATTCAGTTGTATCAAttgtatttcatttcattgtaCAGTTGTGGGTTGGGTTATGTACGAGCTTTTGGAGGACGACCGCGATTCCTTTTAGGGATAATAGGTGCTTGAGGTGTATTATCTCGGTTATGAAAGCGAGTCAGCTGTTTTATGTGGTATTTTCCTAAATTGTGAGTTGGATCATCAACGTAAGATACCAGATAAGTGGTAGGACTCATTTTCTTTGAAATGATGTACGGTCCATCTCTTTTAGGGACAAACTTTGAGCTTACACCTTTAGCCGCATTACTAAGTACATGGGACTTTAAAATTACTTTATCACCTACTCGAAATTCTTCAGGAGTTCGGCGCGATTGATCTGCGTACTCCTTCCTTTTATCTTGTTCACCTTCAACTTTTTCACGTATCGTGGTTAAAGATtcaataaacttttaaatatggaGTAATTTGAGGAGTAAAGTTCTCTTTGTCTAGAATCGACTTCGGATCATTAATAACATCTAATGGCGAACGTAACTCTCTAGCAAATGTTAGGAATGCTGGAGTAACGCCTGTTGCACAAACAGATGAGTTAAGAGCAAATCTGATCGTGGCAAGATAGCTTGGCCAAGATGAGTGATCGTTCCCTACAAGTTGAGACAAAAGGACCTTTAAGTCTCGATTTTTGCGTTCTGCCGGGTTTGCTTCTGGGTGATATAATGGTATTAAGTTCTGATCAACTTTTAATATTGACAAACATTGTTGCATGACGTTCGATACGAACTGAACTCCATTATCCGAAATCACGCGGCGAGGCTAACCATACCGCAGAAAATATTGTTCTACAAGTACATTTGCACAATTTTCGGCTGTAGCATCTATTAATGGGAAGATCTCCGTCCACCGAGTGGCAGTATCTTCAATCAATAAGATCCACTTTTCGCCTTGACTACCCTCCGGTAGTGGGCCAAATAAATCTATGGCTAGGACTTCATTTCTTTGGTTTAAGACTGGAGTCTGCAGCAAACCTTGAGGTTTGTCATTGGAATATTTATACCGCTGGCACGAAGGACATGATTTCACGTAATCAATTACTGTGCGGCGTATCCCAGGAAAGTAATACTTTTGAGCTATCCTTTGGCAAGTTCGATCCACACCTGGATGGCCGGCGAGAGGAGAATCGTGGCACTCACGTAAAATCTCCGTTCTCATATTAGTTGATGCTACTAATTGAGGTTCTTCGCAATCGGCGTCAGGGTGGTAACGGTACAGAATACCACGCTCTAAAACGTAACCACGTTTAGACCAACGacgaatatttatttcatctcCCTCTTCTAATTTGGTAATAATCTTTTTTACTTCCGGGTCGTCTAACTGTCGTTGGCGAAGATCTGCGACATTCCTTGAAGGAAGATCTACAATAACCGAGCAAACACCGCAGGAGTCTTTAGTGTCATCCGTACAGTTTGGGCGACTGAGAGTGTCTGCAACAACATTCGCACGGCCAGGGGTATATTCAAACTGAAGGTCATAAGCTTGAAGTTTGAGAGCCCAACGCACTAGGCGTCCTGACGGCGACTTAAGTGTTAGCAACCACTTTAACGGTTGGTGATCACTAATGACAACTACCGGATGACTGTCAATATAGCCACGAAAACGTTCCACAGCCCAGATTACAACTAGAGCTTCTCGCTCTGTAGTTGTGTAGTTCTTTTCAGCGGGTGTAAGGAGACGACTGGCATATACGATAGGTCTTtcttcatttttgttttctccTTGCAACAAGACAGCTCCTAGGGCGTAGTTGCTAGCGTCCGTTCTTAATACAAAGGGCTTTGAATAATCTGCCTGTATAAGAATGGGCGAGGAGATCAAGTACGTTTTGAGATTATCAAACGCTTGAGTTTGTTCTGGTCCCCAGGTCCACGGTTGATTTTTCTTCGTGAGTCTGGTGAGAGGTTCTGCTACTTGCGAGAAACCTTGAATAAATTTGCGAAACCAAGAACATATTTGCAAAAAGGACCGAAGATGTTTCAACGAGGTAGGCGGCTTAATGTCGACGATGGCTTGAACTTTGTCCATGTCTGGGGAAATACCGTCTTGTGTGATGACATGACCAAGGTATTTTATCTCTTCTCTAGCAAAAACACATTTGGCTCGAAGATTGAAAAGTCTCAGACGTCCAAAAATGGCACGGAGGTCTTCTACGTGTTGCTCAAAAGTCTCCGAAATTACCAGCAAATCGTCCAAGTAAGCCAGTACCGTGGCATCCTTGAGAGTTGATCCTGAGCGAAATCTATCGAAGAGACGCATGAATGTAGCCGGCGCATTTTTTAAGCCAATTGGTATGCGTTTAAATCTGAAGGTACCGAACGGTGAAACGAAAGCTGTTTTGTCACGATCAGCCTCCTTGACTGACACTTGCCAATAACCAGAGCGCATATCTAGCGTACTCATGACGCAATTACGCTTTGTAGATTGCAAAAGTTCGTCGATAAGGGGCATCGGGTACGTATCCGATTCCGTGACTACGTTTAAATTTCGAAAATCGACGCAAAAACGTAAACCGCCGTTCCGTTTTGGTACTAGTAGCGCTGGTGCTGCCCATGCTGACTCACAGTCCTCTATTATATCTCCAGCTAACATCTTGTCAATCTCCTCTTGCATGGTTTGACGACGAGCAGGAGTAAGACGGTACGGTGGGACAGCTATGGGTGCATGGTCGCCTGTGTTGATTGCGTGCTCTGCGAAATCCGTTGGTGCACCATTTTCAGCAAACACATCCTCGTAGGTTGTTAACAGCTGTGAAAGTAATGAACGCTTATCATCACTAAGACCACAACCTTCATCTTCTCTCAGAAGATCCAATGAAGCGTAGGTAGGCCGACGAGTGACAGGTTCAAATGACAGTTGAAATTTTCTACATTTATCGTCAGAAAAATACCACATAGAACAACCGAAGTCGAACACGTGATTTGCTTTTTCAAGAAAATCTATTCCCAGTAAGGACTCGTTGTCGGAGGCGTCGGGAAAAATAAGGAATTCCACTGAAAATTTCCTATTTACGAGTGTGACCTCTAAGTTAGTAGTGAGCAAGTCCATAACCTTGGTTTCACCATCAGCGAGTTTAACACTACGCGACACACGACGCAGGGGATATCCTTTTGACCGAAGGAGAGTATGTAGTGAGTGTCCCGCAATACAGCCTTTAGCTGCAGAATCTACTAAAGCTACTATTCAATATTTAATAGGGGCCTCCTaacaaaattttctttaaCATTATCAGTATTGTTTGAAAATGAATTATATACTTCTCTATTATTAGAAGTAGGCGACGTCGTCCTCTTAACACAATTTTCGTcgacattattatttaagttcgaaaatgaagtttttttttcttgattTCCGAAAGTGGATGACATCTCCCCCTTAACAAAAAGATTAGACATATTTCTATCACAGTTATAGTTACTACAGTTATAGTTAACAGAATCGGACAAATAACCATCATAGACACTCGAACCTATTGGGCTTTCATCGCAAGACTCACTTTCACTGATAACACAGCCTTTACTATCACTGCAAGTATTGACAGAATAGAATAATGTACTTTTCTGTTGAAGTTCACTACATTGGTCTCTCATATGGTCCCTGCTTTTgcaataaacacaaaatagtTTACCTTTGTCACTCGTAACACGTAAATACGTCGCGCCTGCGCCAGCGGCCAaggccggcgcggcggcgacgTTACATGTAGGGGCGCGTCCAGCGGAGCCTCCACTCGGCGCGTCGCCGGCGGGAGCATGGCGCGCGAAGCCGGAgagcggggcggcggcgcggacaGGGCCCGGGAATGGCGCGAGCGGCTGCGCGGGGGGGCGCGGCCGTGCACTAGGCCAGCGAGCCTCGCCAACAGACGGATCAGCGGCGGGATGAAGAGCCTCGTAGCGACGCGGAGCCTCGTGAGCGCGccgggcggcgggcgcgggcgccgaCGGGCGCGTGAGCTGGTCTTCTTCGCGAGCTGCTTCTTCTACTTCTCGGGCTGCAGTCAGGAGATCTCGGAACGAACAGACAGCGTCTCTTTTTATTCGTTTTCGGATTCGTCTGTGTAGTAGTCCATATATCATATCGAGTTGTACCTTTTCAGTCAGTTCATTCTCTGGCAGAAGAGCAAGCAGCGATCGCGCCTTGGCGACAAACAGATCAGTCCGTTCGTGTTCTCCTTGATCAGAACTGAATAACTGTCGATAAATTCTATATTGTGGCTTGTGTTCTCCGTAGGCTGAACGAAGTAAGGTGAGGGTATCATCCCATGATTTAACTTCGGACTTGATACTTCGCCACCAAGTAGCTGCTGAGCCGGTCAGAAGTAAGTACATGCCTCTTATGCTGTTTTCATCAGAGATATTGGTACACTCTTCTTATGCTGTTATTTGATCGACGAATACCTCCACTGGTCCCTCACCGTCAAATCGTGCAGTACAACCGGCGAACGTTCCCGCGCCAGCACTCATGGCTGCGGAAAAGTTGTGCGGCGTAGGCGTCGATGAAGAAGGCGGGAATTGGCGGTCCATAACTCTGTCGATTAATCGCTCGAACGCTTCGGTTTGCGATTTTTGCATAGCGGCCATCATGGCCGTTACCTCGTCCGAGGAAAACGTAGCTTCTGTTAGTTCTTCGTTCGGCGGCTGAGGGCTTCTTCTGGTGCGCGGCATCTTGATAGGTTATAATATACAAGCGTCGACGGCGGGTGCACTGACGTAAAATCTAAGATTTTCGTAAAGTCCACAAAGCCAGCACTTCAGTATTCTATAAGATAAGCcggaaataacaaagtttacgTATGTAACACATGAAATTAACACTTAtgccggaaaaaaatataatttttcactACGTTGGGGCGCCATATTTAGTCGTGATTCGGGTTAAAATGATAATTCCCGATTAATCGTAAGTGTTTATTCTCGTTACACACCGATAAACAGTTATTAAAGCACAGAATGTTATGAAAATGTTCACAAAACACTTGTTTAAtgttaattacaaaaataaagttcGCACAGAAAATTAATACATGTTCGTGATACCGCTTAAAAATGCAAgaaggcaaaaaaaaaaaactcgttGAGATAAAAGGACTTTTCGTGATTTGAGATACAACTAGCGACCTCTGTTGTagttacttgaaaataattactaCGATGACATTGACATTTCTGGGCGTGAATCGGCGCAGCCAATCAGCGTTAAGATAAAATGACTTTTTCTTGATTTCAAGTACAACTAGCGTCCTCTGTTATAGTTACATGAAATTACTTACTACGATGACACTGACATTAGTGGTAGCGTTTAGGGAGGTTGCCTCGAGTACTACGTATGGGCTGTCTCGCTACAATTTGTTATTTCAGGATCGTCTCATACTCTGCAGAATATCCCTAGCACCAGCACACTCGCCACTGAGAATCAACCCTGCTCTTCTCTTCCTACTAcaggtattaattttaaaatacaaaaaaaaaacaaacaaaagaaaacacgcactcacgccttgtactaatgtactcccttgcggggtaggcagaggtgcattgctgcacccacttttcgccagagtgttatgttagtcccaatgtaatagggggcgggcctattgccattttacgggcacatccaagacccgagaacaaatatttgtgtttaaacaaatatctgccccagccgggaatcgaacccgggaccatcggctcagtagtcagggtcactaaccactacgccattcggtcgtcgtttaaaatacaattatctaaaaataaaaaataaaaatctaatcCATCCGTATATTTGTCTAATTTCAGTTGTATCAATTGTATTTCATTTCTTTGTGTTAATATTtcttttgtatatttttgatGTCAATTCTTTGTTATTctttaataggtaagtatttaaagtgGATAAAATCATTTGTTATTTCAGGACCATCTGATTCTGCCGAATATCCCTAGCACTGTCGCCACTGGGAATCAACCCTGCTCTTCTATTCCTGTTACAAAAGGTATGAAttcttaaagttttttttatagtttaaattttttatacctaaggATTTTCCCGTTAATTCCCATTCCCGTGGGATTCCTTTCTTAGTGCACCTCTACAATAAGTACCAAAGCTACATCACTTCCAATTTTCGAAAAAATGCGTATGTTTAGCAGTTATGGCTTTGTGTTAATGCCCAATGAGTCACTTTATTCTTATATATTGAGATAGATGCTGACTATAAAAGCTTAAATTGTGAAACTTACGGAGAAGCTGGTCTGCCCGTCTTCGTCCGGGTTGTCGACATACATGATACTCGCTGATAATGTATGTAGGTGTCTACAAcatgttgtttttcgaacccgacaaattTTAAGGGGGGATTCAACatgtaatttcatcgagaaaaccccccatatgtgggttcaaatctcaatattctagaatgGCGAATATTCTTTAAATTTTCGACTGCCTCGACGTACAGATAcggttttggtatcattgtttagcttatttcaaatacttttaaattaatacataaaaataccatcaaaggggacgattttcaaagttatt
It includes:
- the LOC105391683 gene encoding uncharacterized protein LOC105391683, translating into MDLLTTNLEVTLVNRKFSVEFLIFPDASDNESLLGIDFLEKANHVFDFGCSMWYFSDDKCRKFQLSFEPVTRRPTYASLDLLREDEGCGLSDDKRSLLSQLLTTYEDVFAENGAPTDFAEHAINTGDHAPIAVPPYRLTPARRQTMQEEIDKMLAGDIIEDCESAWAAPALLVPKRNGGLRFCVDFRNLNILNRQHEERTNTTINNDFVENECTTPTINDTVPVVNVSDMQQQQQRSDDNITQILQANQTLLLNVLQVCTSSLENQAVLAEKVDALSDNLNKSGSRGKEIKVALKG